A window of Leptotrichia wadei contains these coding sequences:
- a CDS encoding DUF4300 family protein produces the protein MKNKKMLLILAAIVFVLSCSNENSVEKSNIKKQSVVENAKNSKTEKEYLKSINYSNIADKMAQDEIKESLENAGVDSNNIDIFFKSVNYYNEATENKGLIKSGFINSKNINPIYDEVAIQKIWDKKNKNFPGFNCRITAFTLMKDYIKMEKPAIKAGEMLFMDIESFKNMPFKLFSQNEENKFINLFSEIPTKMTKDVRVHIENVKNAWKDRGIKFDKNSKISMISVFFHFNDDPEENILFIGHVGILVPEKNGKLLFIEKLAFQQPYQVLKFNNRTELNDYLMNKYDTAWGQPVAKPFIMENDELLKEYRTNPNNK, from the coding sequence ATGAAAAATAAAAAAATGTTATTGATTTTAGCAGCAATTGTATTTGTATTAAGCTGTTCCAATGAAAATAGTGTCGAAAAGAGCAATATAAAAAAACAGAGTGTTGTCGAAAATGCAAAAAATTCAAAAACAGAAAAGGAATATTTAAAAAGTATAAATTATTCAAATATAGCAGATAAAATGGCTCAGGATGAGATTAAGGAAAGTTTGGAAAATGCAGGGGTTGATTCTAACAATATAGATATTTTTTTCAAAAGTGTAAATTACTATAATGAAGCGACTGAAAATAAAGGTTTGATAAAGTCAGGATTTATTAATTCTAAAAATATAAATCCAATTTATGATGAAGTGGCAATACAGAAAATTTGGGACAAAAAGAATAAAAATTTTCCTGGATTTAATTGTCGGATAACAGCATTTACATTGATGAAAGATTATATAAAAATGGAAAAGCCAGCTATAAAAGCTGGGGAAATGCTTTTTATGGATATAGAATCATTTAAGAATATGCCGTTTAAGCTGTTTTCTCAAAATGAAGAGAATAAGTTTATTAATTTATTTTCAGAAATTCCAACAAAAATGACTAAAGATGTGAGAGTTCATATTGAAAATGTGAAAAATGCCTGGAAAGATCGGGGAATTAAGTTTGATAAAAATAGTAAAATATCAATGATTTCTGTATTTTTCCATTTCAATGATGACCCTGAAGAAAATATTCTGTTTATAGGACATGTTGGGATTTTAGTTCCTGAAAAAAATGGAAAGTTATTATTTATTGAAAAATTGGCATTTCAACAGCCTTATCAGGTTTTAAAATTTAATAATCGGACAGAACTTAATGACTATTTGATGAATAAATATGATACTGCATGGGGACAGCCTGTGGCTAAGCCGTTTATTATGGAAAATGATGAATTGCTGAAGGAATACAGGACTAATCCAAATAACAAATAA
- a CDS encoding DEAD/DEAH box helicase → MQKFEDFGLSIEMLNALSKKGFEEPSEIQKLVIPELLKERTHLIGQAQTGTGKTAAFGIPILETIEADKTVRALILAPTRELANQVADEIYSLKGEKNLKVLAVYGGASIENQIKKLKSGVDIVVGTPGRVMDLMRKKILKVDQLDYFVLDEADEMLNMGFLEDIEAILEKTNDEKKMLFFSATIPKAIMAIAKKFMPEHKLLKVAKKELTTNLTEQIYYEVKQEDKFEALCRVLDYEQDFYGIVFCRTKSEVDDVTNKLKARNYDAECIHGDITQALRQKALDLFKKKILTILVATDVAARGIDVSNLTHVINYSIPQEAESYVHRIGRTGRAGQKGVAITFVTPREASKLAQIKRITKTEIKREHIPNVEEILEAKKEALLAYVDEIIMENDFDAYSELAQRLMDGRDAKQVLASVLRHVYEDEFLPENYNEITDVKVKIDDKTRLFIALGSKDGYNVGRLLDLLNKKAKTPGRKVKDVKIMDKYSFITVPLQEAEYIMRALNSKKDAKPLVEEATGSRNGGGEKSGKKSDRRRDRKGRKKSSGKTSGKKSDKSSKGKKDKKTRKVKK, encoded by the coding sequence ATGCAAAAATTTGAAGATTTTGGATTAAGTATAGAGATGCTTAATGCTTTGAGTAAAAAAGGATTTGAGGAACCAAGTGAAATACAAAAGCTGGTAATCCCTGAATTACTAAAGGAAAGAACACATTTAATAGGACAAGCACAAACAGGAACAGGAAAAACTGCTGCATTTGGTATTCCAATTTTGGAAACAATTGAAGCGGATAAAACAGTTAGAGCTTTAATTTTAGCACCAACAAGAGAACTTGCCAATCAAGTCGCTGATGAAATTTATTCATTGAAAGGGGAAAAGAATTTAAAGGTTCTTGCAGTTTATGGTGGAGCTTCTATTGAAAACCAAATTAAAAAATTAAAGTCTGGAGTTGACATTGTCGTTGGAACACCTGGGCGTGTTATGGATTTAATGAGAAAGAAAATCCTAAAAGTTGACCAATTAGACTATTTCGTATTGGATGAAGCTGATGAAATGCTTAATATGGGATTTTTAGAAGATATTGAAGCAATTTTAGAAAAAACTAACGATGAGAAAAAAATGTTATTCTTCTCAGCTACAATTCCTAAAGCAATTATGGCTATTGCTAAAAAATTTATGCCAGAACATAAATTACTAAAAGTTGCAAAAAAAGAACTTACAACTAATTTAACTGAACAAATTTACTATGAAGTTAAACAAGAAGATAAGTTTGAAGCACTATGCAGAGTTCTTGACTATGAACAAGATTTTTATGGAATCGTATTTTGCCGTACAAAATCAGAAGTTGACGATGTTACAAATAAATTAAAAGCTAGAAATTACGATGCTGAATGTATTCACGGAGATATTACTCAAGCTCTTAGACAAAAGGCTCTTGATTTATTCAAGAAAAAAATATTAACAATATTAGTTGCGACAGATGTTGCTGCACGTGGAATTGATGTAAGCAACCTGACACATGTTATAAACTACTCTATCCCACAAGAAGCTGAATCTTACGTTCATAGAATCGGAAGAACAGGACGTGCCGGACAAAAAGGTGTAGCAATTACTTTCGTAACTCCAAGAGAAGCAAGCAAACTTGCTCAAATTAAACGTATTACAAAGACAGAAATCAAAAGAGAACATATTCCAAATGTTGAAGAAATTTTAGAAGCTAAAAAAGAAGCACTGCTTGCTTATGTGGATGAAATTATAATGGAAAACGACTTTGACGCATATTCAGAACTTGCCCAAAGACTTATGGATGGAAGAGATGCCAAGCAGGTTCTAGCCTCTGTATTAAGACACGTTTATGAAGATGAATTCTTGCCTGAAAACTATAATGAAATAACAGATGTAAAAGTTAAAATTGATGATAAGACAAGATTATTTATCGCTCTTGGAAGTAAAGACGGCTACAATGTTGGAAGATTACTTGATTTGTTAAACAAAAAAGCAAAAACTCCAGGAAGAAAAGTAAAAGATGTAAAAATTATGGACAAATACTCTTTCATAACAGTGCCATTACAAGAAGCTGAATACATAATGCGAGCCTTAAATTCTAAAAAAGATGCAAAACCACTTGTTGAAGAAGCTACAGGAAGCAGAAATGGCGGTGGAGAAAAATCTGGTAAAAAATCAGACAGAAGAAGAGACAGAAAGGGAAGAAAAAAATCTTCTGGTAAAACTTCTGGTAAAAAATCAGATAAATCTTCTAAAGGTAAAAAAGATAAAAAAACAAGAAAAGTAAAAAAATAA
- a CDS encoding co-chaperone GroES, translating into MIIKPLGERVLIKQTEQEEVTKSGIVLPGTASKEKPIIGEVLAIGSKIEEVKVGDKVIFEKYSGTEVKDGEESYLILEKDNVLAIVE; encoded by the coding sequence ATGATAATTAAACCATTGGGAGAAAGAGTTTTAATAAAACAGACAGAACAGGAAGAAGTTACAAAAAGTGGAATTGTATTGCCAGGGACAGCTTCAAAGGAAAAACCGATAATTGGAGAAGTTTTGGCGATTGGTTCAAAAATTGAGGAAGTTAAAGTAGGAGATAAAGTAATTTTTGAAAAATATTCTGGAACAGAAGTTAAGGATGGGGAAGAAAGTTACTTAATTTTAGAAAAAGACAATGTTTTGGCAATTGTTGAATAA
- the groL gene encoding chaperonin GroEL (60 kDa chaperone family; promotes refolding of misfolded polypeptides especially under stressful conditions; forms two stacked rings of heptamers to form a barrel-shaped 14mer; ends can be capped by GroES; misfolded proteins enter the barrel where they are refolded when GroES binds) translates to MGKIIKFNEDARKALEVGVDTLADAVKITLGPKGRNVVLDRGFGAPMITNDGVTIAKEIELKDPIENLGAQIVKEVATKSNDVAGDGTTTATVLAQALIKEGLKMVASGANPVFIRRGMELASKKVIEELTKRAKKVESNDEIAQVGAISAGDTEIGQLIAQAMEKVGESGVITVEEARSLDTTLDVVEGMQFDNGYLSPYMVSDSERMVVEMDNPFILITDKKISNMKELLPVLEKTVETGRPMLIIAEDVEGEALATLVVNKLRGTLNVAAVKAPAFGDRRKAMLQDIAILTGGEVISEEKGIKLENADISLLGQAKKVRITKDNTVIVDGLGEKDEIQARIGQIKNAIAETTSDYDKEKLQERLAKLSGGVAVIKVGAATETEMKERKLRIEDALNATKAAVEEGIVPGGGTILIQIAKAIEDFKLEGEEGLGVEIVKRALSAPLRQIVINAGIDAGVVIEKVKNSENGIGFDAAKEEYVDMVKAGIIDPAKVTRSAIQNAVSVSSVLLTTEVAVGNEKEESPADGMPGGMGMPGMM, encoded by the coding sequence ATGGGAAAAATAATAAAATTTAATGAAGATGCGAGAAAAGCACTTGAAGTGGGAGTAGATACATTAGCTGACGCTGTAAAAATTACACTTGGACCAAAAGGAAGAAATGTAGTATTAGATAGAGGATTTGGAGCACCAATGATTACAAATGATGGTGTTACAATAGCAAAAGAAATTGAACTTAAGGATCCAATCGAAAATCTTGGAGCACAAATTGTAAAAGAAGTGGCTACAAAGTCAAATGATGTGGCTGGAGACGGTACAACTACTGCAACTGTACTGGCACAGGCTTTAATCAAAGAAGGGCTGAAAATGGTAGCTTCTGGAGCAAATCCTGTATTTATAAGACGTGGAATGGAGCTTGCTTCTAAAAAAGTTATTGAAGAACTTACAAAAAGAGCTAAAAAAGTGGAATCAAATGATGAAATAGCACAAGTTGGGGCAATTTCAGCAGGAGATACGGAAATAGGACAATTAATTGCTCAGGCTATGGAAAAAGTTGGAGAATCTGGAGTTATTACAGTTGAAGAAGCACGTTCTTTGGATACAACTTTGGATGTTGTGGAAGGAATGCAATTTGATAACGGATATTTGTCACCTTACATGGTTTCAGATTCTGAAAGAATGGTTGTGGAAATGGATAATCCATTTATCTTGATTACAGATAAGAAAATTTCAAATATGAAGGAATTGTTGCCAGTTTTGGAAAAGACAGTTGAAACTGGAAGACCAATGTTAATAATTGCAGAAGATGTAGAAGGTGAAGCACTTGCAACTCTTGTTGTAAATAAACTTCGTGGAACATTGAATGTGGCTGCTGTAAAAGCTCCTGCATTTGGAGATAGAAGAAAGGCTATGTTACAAGATATTGCGATTTTAACAGGCGGAGAAGTTATTTCTGAAGAAAAAGGAATAAAACTTGAAAATGCTGATATTAGTTTATTAGGACAAGCTAAGAAAGTGAGAATTACTAAAGATAATACAGTTATCGTAGATGGATTGGGAGAAAAAGATGAAATTCAAGCAAGAATTGGACAAATTAAGAATGCAATTGCTGAAACAACTTCTGATTACGATAAGGAAAAATTACAAGAAAGACTTGCTAAATTATCAGGTGGAGTAGCTGTAATAAAAGTTGGAGCCGCAACTGAAACTGAAATGAAAGAAAGAAAATTGAGAATTGAAGATGCTTTAAATGCAACAAAAGCAGCTGTGGAAGAAGGAATTGTGCCTGGTGGAGGAACAATCTTGATTCAAATCGCAAAAGCAATTGAAGACTTTAAATTAGAAGGTGAAGAAGGGCTTGGAGTGGAAATTGTGAAAAGAGCATTATCTGCACCACTTAGACAAATTGTTATCAATGCCGGAATTGATGCAGGTGTTGTAATTGAAAAAGTAAAAAATTCTGAAAATGGAATAGGATTCGACGCTGCAAAAGAAGAATATGTAGATATGGTAAAAGCTGGAATCATTGATCCTGCCAAAGTAACTCGTTCTGCAATCCAAAATGCAGTATCAGTATCATCAGTATTATTAACAACTGAAGTTGCAGTTGGTAATGAAAAAGAAGAATCACCAGCTGATGGAATGCCAGGTGGAATGGGAATGCCAGGAATGATGTAA
- a CDS encoding hydroxymethylglutaryl-CoA reductase, degradative — MKKENQKKLNWLGFQKKERTERIQMLKDNGFLTEEFEQLLKKNENLPLETANQMAENGIGTFALPFSVAPNFVIDEKDYAVPMVTEEPSVVAGCSYAAKIIGKSGGFTTKILDRKMIGQVALYDILDFDNAISMILENKNEILKIANDAHPSIVARGGGAINIEVKNIDEFLIVYLIADVKEAMGANILNTMLEAIKMPLENITNGKSLMAILSNYATESLVNAECEVNVKLLSSSMETSIETAKKIELASKFAKLDIYRATTHNKGIFNGIDAVVIATGNDWRAIEAGGNAFAVKNGKYEGLTTWTFDESTNKLKGELTLPMPIASVGGSIGLNPSVKAAFNILGNPDARTLASIITSVGLAQNFAAVKALVTTGIQHGHMKLQARSLALFAGAKGKEIDIIVEKLLESGKSINLENVKTILEEIKIKK; from the coding sequence ATGAAAAAGGAAAATCAAAAAAAATTAAATTGGCTTGGCTTTCAAAAAAAAGAACGAACTGAGCGAATACAGATGTTAAAAGATAATGGCTTTTTAACTGAAGAATTTGAACAACTTCTGAAAAAAAACGAGAACTTGCCACTAGAAACTGCAAATCAAATGGCTGAAAATGGAATCGGAACATTTGCCTTGCCATTCAGCGTTGCTCCAAACTTTGTTATTGATGAAAAAGATTATGCTGTGCCAATGGTTACGGAAGAACCCTCTGTTGTTGCAGGGTGCAGTTACGCAGCTAAAATTATAGGAAAATCTGGTGGTTTCACAACAAAAATTTTAGATAGGAAAATGATTGGGCAAGTTGCATTATATGATATTTTGGACTTTGATAATGCTATTTCAATGATTTTGGAAAATAAAAATGAAATTTTGAAAATTGCAAATGATGCCCATCCTTCGATTGTAGCACGTGGCGGTGGAGCAATTAATATTGAAGTGAAGAATATTGATGAATTTTTAATTGTTTATCTGATTGCCGATGTAAAGGAGGCTATGGGAGCAAATATTTTGAATACAATGCTTGAGGCAATAAAAATGCCGCTTGAAAATATTACAAACGGAAAAAGCCTAATGGCAATTTTATCAAATTATGCAACCGAATCTCTTGTAAATGCAGAATGTGAAGTAAATGTAAAACTTCTTAGCAGCTCAATGGAGACGTCTATTGAAACTGCAAAAAAAATAGAACTTGCGAGCAAATTTGCAAAACTTGATATTTATCGTGCCACAACGCATAATAAAGGAATTTTCAACGGAATCGACGCTGTGGTAATTGCTACGGGGAACGACTGGCGTGCAATTGAAGCTGGAGGAAATGCCTTCGCTGTGAAAAATGGCAAATATGAAGGACTTACAACTTGGACTTTTGATGAAAGCACAAATAAATTAAAGGGAGAACTTACCCTTCCAATGCCAATTGCAAGTGTAGGTGGATCAATAGGACTAAATCCAAGCGTAAAAGCTGCATTTAATATTTTAGGAAATCCTGACGCAAGGACACTGGCAAGCATTATTACATCAGTAGGGCTTGCTCAAAACTTTGCCGCAGTAAAAGCACTTGTTACAACTGGAATACAGCACGGACACATGAAGTTACAGGCTCGTTCGTTAGCACTTTTTGCTGGTGCAAAAGGTAAAGAAATTGATATTATCGTAGAAAAGCTCTTGGAAAGCGGAAAAAGTATTAATTTAGAAAATGTGAAGACAATTTTAGAAGAAATAAAAATCAAAAAATAA
- a CDS encoding sugar O-acetyltransferase, whose amino-acid sequence MNLEEQRQFILSGKVYNDLTPELIKARENTVFLTNKYNESFGKPSSEREAILKNLLKSIGKNVHFEPTFRCEFGFNISIGNNFYANFDCVMLDGGGIEIGNNVLFGPRVGIYTSNHSIDAEERINGGCYAKPVKIGNNVWIGAGVHINQGVTIGNNTIIGSGSVVTKDIPDNVIAAGVPCKVIRKITEKDKTGYKP is encoded by the coding sequence ATGAATTTAGAAGAACAACGACAGTTTATTTTATCTGGAAAAGTTTACAATGATTTAACTCCAGAGCTTATAAAAGCTAGAGAAAATACTGTTTTTTTGACAAATAAATATAATGAAAGTTTTGGAAAACCGTCATCAGAAAGAGAAGCAATCCTAAAAAATCTTTTAAAATCAATTGGTAAAAATGTGCATTTCGAGCCAACATTCCGATGTGAATTTGGATTTAATATTTCAATAGGAAATAACTTTTATGCAAATTTTGACTGTGTGATGCTAGACGGTGGCGGAATTGAAATTGGAAATAATGTTCTTTTTGGACCAAGAGTAGGAATTTATACTTCCAATCACAGCATTGATGCAGAAGAAAGAATAAACGGGGGATGTTATGCCAAGCCTGTGAAGATAGGTAATAATGTCTGGATTGGTGCGGGAGTCCATATTAATCAAGGAGTTACAATTGGAAATAACACTATTATTGGCTCTGGAAGTGTTGTTACAAAAGATATTCCAGATAATGTAATTGCCGCAGGAGTACCGTGCAAAGTTATCAGAAAAATAACAGAAAAAGATAAAACTGGCTATAAACCTTAA